One segment of Candidatus Paceibacterota bacterium DNA contains the following:
- a CDS encoding M14 family metallopeptidase: MKKSIIIIVAIVVLAILGFFILNKTSQEKSENQNQEETVEKENTVSTTTEEKNLGQSEEGQRVIGKSVNGNDINAYTYGTGDTHLLFVGGIHGGYSWNTALVAYELIDYLNENRDTLAENLRITVVPVLNPDGLDKVVGTTGRFARSAVPVSESQTIPGRFNGNNVDLNRNFDCDWQAEGRWQTRTVSGGTTVFSEPESQAIKKYIETNRPSAVLVWYSAVGGVFASNCHEGVLSETKELVNVFANASGYKPYEEFDFYEITGDMTNWLAKIGVPAISVLLTTHEAVEWDKNLKGIQAMFGHYTENQ, translated from the coding sequence ATGAAAAAATCAATAATAATCATCGTTGCAATTGTTGTCCTTGCCATTCTGGGATTCTTTATTCTTAACAAAACATCCCAAGAAAAATCAGAGAATCAAAATCAGGAAGAAACAGTAGAAAAGGAGAACACAGTAAGTACAACAACAGAAGAAAAAAACCTTGGACAATCCGAAGAGGGTCAAAGAGTCATCGGTAAATCTGTAAATGGTAATGACATTAATGCCTATACTTACGGCACAGGAGATACTCACCTGCTTTTTGTCGGCGGTATCCACGGAGGATATTCATGGAATACGGCGCTTGTTGCTTATGAACTCATTGATTACTTAAATGAGAACAGAGATACATTGGCAGAAAATTTGAGAATTACAGTTGTTCCCGTTCTGAACCCCGACGGATTGGATAAGGTTGTTGGTACCACGGGTCGTTTTGCGCGTTCTGCAGTACCAGTGTCCGAATCCCAAACTATTCCGGGTCGGTTTAACGGCAACAATGTTGATCTCAACAGAAATTTTGACTGTGATTGGCAAGCAGAAGGAAGGTGGCAAACACGAACAGTTAGCGGCGGAACCACTGTTTTTTCCGAACCTGAATCGCAGGCCATCAAAAAATACATTGAGACTAATCGACCAAGCGCTGTCTTAGTTTGGTATTCCGCCGTCGGTGGAGTTTTTGCCTCAAATTGTCATGAGGGGGTTCTTTCAGAAACCAAAGAATTGGTGAATGTTTTTGCCAATGCTTCGGGTTATAAGCCATACGAAGAGTTTGATTTTTACGAAATTACCGGCGACATGACAAACTGGCTCGCTAAAATCGGCGTGCCGGCGATAAGTGTTCTCCTTACAACTCACGAAGCTGTGGAGTGGGATAAAAATCTCAAAGGTATTCAGGCGATGTTTGGTCACTATACTGAAAACCAATAA
- the secG gene encoding preprotein translocase subunit SecG, with the protein MSLIQSLLPFIQVALSIAIIALVMLQRSEAGVGGAFGGGDGSGSHFERRGFEKTIFNTTIVLAVIFVLASILALLL; encoded by the coding sequence ATGAGTCTAATACAGAGCTTATTACCTTTTATACAGGTCGCTTTATCAATCGCCATCATAGCCCTTGTTATGCTCCAGCGTTCAGAAGCTGGGGTTGGCGGAGCTTTTGGCGGAGGAGACGGTAGCGGAAGCCATTTTGAAAGACGTGGGTTTGAAAAAACAATATTCAACACTACTATTGTTCTAGCTGTTATTTTTGTTTTGGCTTCAATCTTGGCACTTCTGCTTTAA
- a CDS encoding ABC transporter substrate-binding protein: MLNKASILLKQSWELPGEKKVGKVLDSLSLTEKVLGLFLILLLSISSATLLLRANYALTVPVPAHGGTLVEGIVGSPRFANPVLALPGSNADRDLVALIYSGLLKSTPKGELIPDLAESWEVSEDGLKYTFILKDEIYFHDGKPVTTADVEFTVLKIQEPSLRSPRRANWEGVKTEVKDSKTISFILSQPYAMFLDNATLGILPKHLWNNLSQEQFSFSLLNIEPVGSGPYRIKSLKKDSNGLPISYHLTSFRNYTLGEPFLKNIILRFYTNENELIEAFERGVIESVSSISPEEASGLIEKGALVKTNVLPRIFGVFLNQNESSIFTQKEVRVALDMSLDKERIVEEVLLGFGRSINSPVPIAHLPQLEQDKDISPDSNRIEKAIEILESAGWKLGEGESVRTRKTKDGNSELRFSISTGNLPDLKAVATILQEEWRKIGAEVDIKFFEANGDLSQNVIRPRNYESLLFGISAARDLDLFPFWHSSQRNDPGFNIGLYANITTDKLLEEARVILNKDERMKKYIQFEKEVLEDSPAIFIYSPDFIYVLPRKLKEVDLGLISQSSDRFLNVHNWYIETDKIWKIFVKQK; the protein is encoded by the coding sequence ATGTTAAACAAAGCATCTATCTTATTGAAACAAAGTTGGGAATTACCCGGCGAGAAAAAGGTTGGAAAAGTTTTGGACTCTCTTTCTTTGACGGAAAAAGTCTTGGGGCTGTTCTTGATTCTCCTACTCTCAATCTCAAGCGCCACACTCCTACTACGAGCAAATTACGCTTTAACTGTTCCAGTACCAGCACACGGAGGAACTCTGGTCGAGGGAATCGTCGGTTCACCCCGTTTTGCAAACCCTGTTTTGGCTTTGCCCGGCTCAAACGCAGATAGAGACTTGGTAGCGCTCATTTATTCCGGTCTCTTAAAATCTACACCGAAAGGAGAGCTCATTCCTGATTTGGCAGAAAGTTGGGAGGTCAGCGAGGACGGGCTTAAATATACCTTTATCTTGAAAGACGAAATATATTTTCATGATGGGAAACCGGTCACAACCGCGGATGTTGAATTCACCGTTCTCAAAATCCAAGAACCAAGTCTGAGAAGTCCGAGAAGAGCAAATTGGGAAGGTGTAAAAACAGAAGTAAAAGACAGCAAGACTATAAGTTTTATACTAAGCCAGCCATATGCTATGTTTTTGGACAATGCAACTTTAGGTATATTGCCTAAACACCTCTGGAACAACCTAAGTCAAGAACAGTTTTCTTTCAGTCTATTAAATATAGAGCCCGTAGGATCCGGACCATATAGAATAAAAAGTCTAAAGAAAGATTCGAACGGATTGCCAATTTCTTATCACTTAACTTCTTTTAGAAATTACACTTTGGGAGAACCGTTTTTAAAGAACATAATTTTACGATTCTATACCAACGAAAATGAACTGATAGAAGCTTTTGAAAGAGGGGTGATAGAGAGTGTATCTTCTATTTCTCCCGAAGAAGCTTCGGGTTTAATAGAAAAGGGGGCCTTGGTAAAAACAAATGTTCTACCGAGAATCTTCGGAGTATTTCTAAACCAGAACGAATCTTCAATCTTTACACAAAAAGAGGTCAGGGTGGCGCTTGATATGTCTTTAGACAAAGAAAGAATTGTTGAAGAAGTCCTTCTGGGATTTGGTCGGTCAATAAACAGTCCGGTTCCAATTGCCCACCTACCGCAACTTGAACAAGACAAAGACATTTCTCCAGATTCAAATAGGATAGAAAAAGCAATTGAGATTTTGGAGAGTGCCGGTTGGAAGTTGGGAGAGGGGGAGAGTGTTAGAACAAGAAAGACCAAAGACGGCAATTCTGAATTAAGATTTTCAATTTCTACCGGCAACCTGCCGGACCTCAAAGCCGTCGCTACTATACTACAAGAAGAGTGGAGGAAAATCGGCGCGGAAGTTGACATAAAATTTTTTGAGGCCAACGGAGATTTAAGTCAAAACGTAATTCGCCCGAGAAATTACGAATCCCTGCTCTTTGGGATAAGCGCGGCTAGAGACTTGGACTTGTTCCCATTCTGGCACTCTTCTCAAAGAAATGACCCTGGGTTTAATATCGGACTTTATGCTAATATAACTACTGACAAACTTCTTGAAGAAGCCAGAGTCATCCTGAACAAAGACGAAAGGATGAAAAAATACATACAATTTGAAAAAGAAGTTTTGGAAGATTCTCCGGCAATATTTATTTATTCTCCGGATTTCATCTATGTCTTACCTCGAAAACTGAAAGAAGTCGATTTGGGTTTGATATCACAAAGTAGTGACAGATTTCTAAATGTTCACAACTGGTATATTGAAACTGATAAAATCTGGAAAATTTTTGTTAAACAAAAATAA
- a CDS encoding DUF1428 domain-containing protein encodes MTKAKYVDGFVLSVPKKNTDKYKKMAQEASKVWKRFGALDYKECMIDDVKPKFVTFTFPRMAKTKPGEAVWFSFIVYKSRRHRDAVNKKVMAYFDKKYSKKDMAMPFDMKRFAYGGFEVVVGD; translated from the coding sequence ATGACTAAAGCAAAATATGTTGACGGGTTTGTGTTATCAGTTCCTAAGAAAAATACCGATAAGTACAAAAAAATGGCACAAGAGGCCAGTAAAGTTTGGAAGAGATTCGGCGCGCTTGATTATAAAGAGTGTATGATAGATGATGTAAAGCCGAAATTTGTAACTTTTACATTTCCTAGAATGGCGAAGACAAAGCCCGGTGAAGCTGTTTGGTTTTCTTTTATAGTCTATAAATCCCGCCGGCACCGCGACGCGGTGAATAAAAAGGTTATGGCGTATTTTGACAAAAAATACAGCAAAAAAGATATGGCGATGCCTTTTGATATGAAGCGCTTTGCTTACGGAGGGTTTGAGGTTGTAGTGGGTGACTAA
- a CDS encoding co-chaperone GroES, whose protein sequence is MSKKDFPPKRSSLKVIPLGDRVLVRPLLEEETGKKNQFGIIIPETIDKEKPEQGEVLAVGEGRYEDGRVVPMRLKAGDKVLFSKYGYDEVKVDDEELYILKEESILAIIK, encoded by the coding sequence ATGAGCAAGAAAGATTTTCCCCCAAAAAGGTCGTCTTTAAAGGTAATTCCTCTTGGTGACAGAGTTTTAGTAAGACCTCTTTTGGAAGAAGAAACCGGGAAGAAAAATCAATTCGGGATTATTATTCCAGAGACGATTGATAAGGAAAAACCAGAGCAAGGAGAAGTTCTAGCTGTCGGCGAAGGCAGGTATGAAGATGGTAGGGTGGTGCCGATGCGATTAAAAGCCGGTGACAAGGTGTTGTTTTCAAAATACGGATATGATGAGGTAAAGGTTGACGACGAAGAACTTTATATTTTGAAAGAAGAAAGTATATTAGCAATAATAAAATAG
- a CDS encoding M14 family zinc carboxypeptidase: MQNFSFSTTKIILIVFVVLAIIFGATALFVDRGREIPEPGPIIEKESKPKQEIIGKSVEGREIESYTFGNGQNHLLFVGGIHGGYEWNSVLLAYRFLDYLFDNPEAVTSNLTVTVIPNANPDGLFKVIGKEGRFSFADVKVSREDSRPGRFNANGVDLNRNFDCKWKSESMWQGNVVSAGTAPFSEPEARAIRDFVLKNKLTAAIFWHSRADAVYASECENGILPATRQIMNTFSQASGYPAVDSFDAYGITGDVEGWLASIGVPAITVELKTHDSIEWEKNLLGIKALLKYFK, from the coding sequence ATGCAGAATTTCTCATTTAGCACAACAAAAATAATCCTCATTGTTTTTGTTGTGCTAGCGATTATTTTCGGCGCGACCGCACTTTTTGTTGATCGCGGTCGGGAAATACCGGAACCAGGGCCGATTATCGAGAAAGAATCAAAACCAAAACAGGAAATTATCGGTAAATCTGTCGAGGGGCGCGAAATTGAATCTTACACTTTTGGCAATGGACAAAATCACTTGCTTTTTGTCGGTGGTATTCACGGTGGCTATGAATGGAACAGTGTTCTTTTAGCTTATAGATTTTTGGATTACCTTTTTGATAATCCGGAAGCGGTCACTTCAAATTTGACTGTTACAGTCATTCCCAACGCCAACCCCGACGGTCTTTTTAAGGTGATTGGTAAAGAAGGGCGTTTCAGTTTTGCGGATGTGAAAGTGAGCAGGGAAGATTCAAGGCCGGGAAGATTCAACGCCAACGGTGTTGATCTCAACAGAAATTTTGATTGCAAGTGGAAGTCAGAGAGTATGTGGCAAGGTAACGTAGTAAGCGCCGGTACCGCGCCATTTTCCGAACCTGAAGCTCGGGCTATCCGCGATTTTGTTTTAAAAAACAAACTCACAGCGGCAATTTTTTGGCACAGTCGTGCAGATGCAGTCTATGCGTCTGAATGTGAAAATGGAATTCTTCCCGCAACTCGACAAATAATGAATACTTTCTCTCAAGCATCAGGATATCCGGCTGTCGATTCATTTGATGCTTATGGAATTACTGGTGACGTTGAGGGTTGGCTGGCTTCAATTGGGGTGCCAGCAATTACAGTTGAACTTAAAACGCACGACTCAATCGAATGGGAGAAAAATTTGTTGGGGATAAAGGCTTTGTTAAAATATTTTAAATGA
- a CDS encoding HD domain-containing protein — translation MEKIPNEPDLEKKLMSAVEAVYSPRLPYHNFEHAREIEKRVLEIADRCESEGVPINREVIRLAALFHDAGYHLDHVAKGCESKEELSTFIAREELVKLNVKPEIIEEVLKTILATHRDAEFTTNEQKVLRAADLVSLAGEFETFLKNTVLLKREIEFLRGSAISWEEWKNSTERLVKFYLSQDIRLTSFHDDENGRSVFHIATIQNLQRFLGMPESELKKLE, via the coding sequence ATGGAAAAAATACCCAACGAACCGGATCTAGAAAAAAAATTAATGTCTGCTGTGGAGGCGGTGTATTCTCCACGCTTGCCATATCACAATTTTGAACACGCTAGAGAAATTGAAAAAAGAGTATTGGAGATTGCTGATCGCTGTGAATCTGAAGGCGTCCCAATTAACAGGGAAGTTATCCGTCTAGCAGCTTTATTTCACGATGCGGGTTATCATTTAGACCATGTCGCGAAAGGGTGTGAGAGCAAAGAAGAGCTGTCGACTTTTATTGCCAGGGAAGAACTTGTTAAATTAAATGTTAAGCCGGAAATTATAGAAGAGGTCTTAAAGACTATTTTGGCGACCCATCGAGATGCGGAATTTACCACTAACGAACAAAAAGTATTAAGGGCAGCAGATTTAGTTTCTTTGGCTGGTGAGTTTGAGACTTTCTTGAAAAATACAGTATTACTAAAGCGCGAAATCGAGTTTTTGCGTGGGAGTGCTATCAGTTGGGAAGAATGGAAAAATTCAACTGAAAGGTTGGTTAAATTTTATCTGTCGCAAGACATCCGACTCACGAGTTTTCACGACGACGAAAACGGCAGGTCTGTATTTCATATCGCGACAATTCAGAATTTGCAGAGGTTTTTGGGGATGCCAGAATCTGAATTAAAAAAATTGGAGTGA
- a CDS encoding ribonuclease J — MRPKEKKNAVFASIVKEEGQKINVAQDQSQFRKESGRHGSGDRRRVRPSSNRRRFEKPRNRQTRVAMQTSKESFPQIPPIGDNLRIIPLGGVEEVGRNMTAIEYKNDIIVVDAGLQFKEENTPGIDFIIPNIKYLMKNKDRIKGLFITHGHLDHIGAIPYIIEPIGNPTIYSRQFGALMIKRRQEEFPHLQELNIKIIEGNEKFRVGEHFKIESFPISHTIPDSMGLIIETPVGKIVFIEDVRVDNIESKPTEEEEKQYERFKKEEILLLTMDSTSIEKRGFSISESVVVKNIEKIIRDVTGRLIIGTFASQVERIISIISLAEKYGKKVAVEGRSMKSNLEIIKQLNLLSAKNLISVNEINNYEPKKVVLIATGAQGEEYAALMRIANKTHKSITLSKNDTVLLSSSIIPGNEYAITRLKDNLYRSEAKVITYLDSDIHASGHGNRGELEWIHKKINYKFFMPVHGHHYMLRQHAELSQSLGTPVENIAIPNNGSIIEIYDNGQKMKILKEEVPNSPMMVEGYSVGDMQEVVIRDRKTLAEEGMFVIIASINTRTGKLKKSPDIISRGFVYLRESQDLLQQARLIIKKTIEESTVSMNPIDFEYVKSNVAENISQFLFQKTAKHPIVIPVILGV; from the coding sequence ATGAGACCAAAAGAAAAAAAGAATGCGGTTTTTGCTTCAATCGTAAAAGAAGAGGGGCAAAAAATAAACGTGGCTCAAGACCAGTCACAATTTCGAAAAGAGAGCGGAAGACACGGGAGTGGTGACAGAAGAAGAGTTAGACCTTCGTCCAATAGGAGACGCTTTGAAAAACCTAGAAATCGTCAGACTAGGGTGGCAATGCAAACATCCAAAGAAAGTTTTCCGCAAATACCACCAATTGGCGACAATCTTCGCATCATTCCGCTTGGAGGAGTAGAGGAGGTCGGACGCAACATGACAGCTATAGAATATAAAAATGACATAATTGTTGTTGATGCGGGGTTGCAATTCAAAGAAGAAAATACGCCCGGAATAGACTTTATAATTCCAAACATAAAGTATTTGATGAAAAACAAAGACCGAATAAAAGGTCTTTTCATCACTCACGGACATTTAGACCATATCGGCGCAATTCCCTACATAATTGAACCGATTGGTAATCCGACGATTTATTCGCGTCAATTTGGCGCACTGATGATAAAAAGACGACAAGAAGAATTTCCCCATCTGCAAGAATTAAACATAAAGATTATCGAGGGTAATGAAAAGTTTAGAGTGGGTGAACATTTCAAAATAGAATCATTTCCGATCTCTCACACAATTCCCGATTCAATGGGACTTATCATAGAAACACCGGTAGGAAAAATTGTCTTCATAGAAGACGTCCGCGTGGACAACATTGAATCCAAACCAACTGAAGAAGAGGAGAAACAATACGAGCGATTCAAAAAAGAAGAAATTCTGCTTCTAACAATGGACTCGACAAGCATAGAAAAACGAGGTTTTTCAATATCTGAAAGTGTTGTTGTAAAAAATATAGAAAAAATAATAAGAGATGTTACCGGACGTCTGATCATTGGCACTTTCGCCTCACAGGTTGAAAGAATTATAAGCATAATTAGCTTGGCTGAAAAATACGGAAAGAAAGTTGCTGTAGAAGGTCGGAGTATGAAATCCAATCTAGAGATAATAAAACAACTCAATCTCCTTTCAGCTAAAAACTTGATTTCTGTAAACGAAATAAACAACTACGAACCAAAAAAGGTTGTCTTAATCGCTACCGGTGCACAAGGTGAAGAATATGCAGCGCTCATGAGAATCGCCAATAAGACACACAAGAGCATAACCCTAAGCAAAAACGACACCGTCCTTTTGTCATCATCTATAATACCCGGCAATGAATATGCCATCACCAGACTCAAAGACAACCTATATCGCTCGGAAGCGAAAGTCATCACCTATCTTGATTCTGACATTCATGCTTCCGGTCACGGCAACCGCGGCGAGCTGGAATGGATTCACAAAAAAATAAATTACAAATTTTTCATGCCAGTTCATGGCCACCACTACATGCTAAGGCAACACGCCGAATTATCCCAGTCTCTTGGCACCCCAGTAGAAAATATTGCGATTCCAAATAACGGCTCAATCATCGAAATTTACGACAACGGTCAAAAAATGAAAATTCTCAAAGAAGAAGTTCCAAACAGTCCGATGATGGTTGAGGGGTACTCGGTTGGCGATATGCAAGAGGTTGTTATCAGAGACAGAAAAACTCTAGCCGAAGAAGGTATGTTTGTCATTATCGCCAGCATTAACACCAGAACTGGAAAATTAAAAAAGTCACCTGATATCATCTCTCGCGGTTTCGTATATTTGAGAGAGTCCCAAGACTTACTACAACAAGCAAGACTGATAATCAAAAAAACAATTGAAGAATCGACTGTCAGCATGAATCCAATAGACTTTGAATATGTTAAGTCCAATGTCGCCGAGAACATCAGTCAGTTTTTGTTCCAAAAAACAGCCAAGCATCCGATTGTGATTCCTGTAATTTTAGGAGTTTAA
- a CDS encoding Gmad2 immunoglobulin-like domain-containing protein → MKNFLIIILALSFLVFGAAVFFYYQEKNILNEINSFEDCLTHGFPVMESHPRQCMTPDGRSFTEVLEEPAPLERDDLIVLISPKAEEFITSPLEISGQARGNWFFEATFPVVLTNWDGLIIAEHYATANPPAGGDWMTEEFVPFEASLNFENPYKEGDPDFMRRGFLILQKSNPSGLPEFDDALEITVYFSDSGIEL, encoded by the coding sequence ATGAAAAATTTCTTGATAATTATTCTTGCTCTATCTTTTTTGGTTTTTGGTGCCGCTGTTTTTTTCTACTATCAGGAAAAGAATATCTTAAATGAAATAAACAGCTTTGAGGATTGTCTGACGCATGGTTTTCCGGTGATGGAATCTCACCCAAGACAATGCATGACACCGGACGGCAGGAGCTTTACTGAAGTATTGGAAGAGCCGGCTCCTTTGGAAAGAGATGATTTGATCGTTTTAATTTCGCCTAAAGCCGAGGAGTTTATCACAAGTCCGCTTGAGATATCAGGCCAAGCCCGAGGTAATTGGTTTTTTGAAGCAACATTTCCTGTCGTTTTGACTAATTGGGACGGACTGATTATTGCTGAACACTATGCCACTGCTAATCCGCCTGCCGGTGGAGACTGGATGACTGAAGAATTTGTGCCATTTGAAGCATCTCTTAATTTTGAAAATCCGTATAAAGAGGGTGACCCGGATTTTATGCGAAGAGGTTTCTTGATTTTACAAAAAAGTAACCCTTCCGGACTGCCCGAATTTGATGACGCCCTAGAGATCACAGTGTATTTTTCTGATTCAGGGATTGAGCTTTAA
- a CDS encoding MFS transporter, giving the protein MFFLSKINSSLRFLFSILASNFLLSLHFALIIYINSTFLEQFFSPGSLGFLFALGAVLNLFFLLRGPELISKFGNYRLVLFFIFLEFLAVLGLALTENPLFVAILFVLHQGTIMTILFCLDIFLENYSDQRESKTGGIRGIYLTLGNLAFVISPALAGLILTNGDFWKIYLVSATLLIPLFFLAKRGLKVKIEYPKKSSLKETFKKIISDKNIFGVFAVQFILQFFFAWMVIYMPIHLSQNLHFSWTEIGLIFTIMLLPFLIFEIPMGWIADKKTGEKEIMTIGFLIIASSTAITAFLNSPVFIIWALVLFMTRVGASFTEIASESYFFKKVRAGEPDIISFFRISRPLALIVAPLIAAGVLTGFEILNIQYSFLFLVLSIIVLFGIKYSLSIEDTR; this is encoded by the coding sequence ATGTTTTTTCTTTCAAAGATAAATTCGTCGTTGAGATTTTTATTCTCAATCTTGGCTTCAAATTTTCTTCTCTCACTCCACTTTGCTCTCATAATCTACATAAACTCAACGTTCCTTGAGCAATTTTTTTCTCCGGGCTCTTTGGGTTTTCTCTTTGCTCTAGGAGCGGTGTTAAATCTGTTTTTCTTACTCAGGGGACCGGAGCTAATTTCCAAATTTGGAAATTACCGCCTAGTTCTTTTCTTTATATTCCTTGAATTTCTAGCAGTATTAGGGCTAGCTTTGACCGAAAACCCGCTGTTTGTCGCAATCTTATTTGTCTTGCATCAAGGAACAATAATGACCATTCTTTTTTGTTTAGACATTTTTCTAGAAAACTATTCAGACCAAAGAGAAAGCAAAACTGGTGGAATAAGGGGTATTTATTTGACCTTGGGCAATTTAGCATTTGTCATCTCTCCTGCATTGGCCGGATTAATACTGACAAACGGCGACTTTTGGAAGATTTATCTAGTTTCAGCGACATTACTTATACCCTTATTCTTTTTGGCGAAGCGAGGGTTAAAAGTTAAGATTGAATATCCAAAAAAAAGCTCTCTGAAAGAAACTTTTAAAAAAATTATTTCTGATAAAAATATTTTTGGAGTTTTCGCGGTACAATTTATACTGCAATTTTTCTTCGCCTGGATGGTCATTTATATGCCGATTCACTTGTCGCAAAATTTGCATTTTTCTTGGACCGAGATCGGCTTGATTTTTACCATTATGCTTCTGCCATTTCTTATTTTTGAAATTCCGATGGGGTGGATTGCAGATAAAAAAACTGGAGAAAAAGAAATCATGACAATCGGTTTTTTAATAATCGCGTCAAGCACCGCAATAACGGCCTTTTTAAACAGTCCAGTTTTTATAATTTGGGCGCTAGTCCTTTTCATGACGAGAGTCGGAGCGAGTTTTACCGAAATCGCCTCGGAAAGTTATTTCTTCAAAAAAGTAAGAGCTGGGGAGCCAGACATCATAAGTTTCTTCCGGATTTCAAGACCGCTAGCTTTAATTGTCGCACCCCTAATCGCTGCGGGGGTTTTGACCGGTTTTGAAATTTTGAATATTCAGTATAGTTTTTTGTTTCTTGTCCTCTCTATAATAGTCTTGTTTGGAATCAAATACAGCTTGAGTATAGAAGATACTCGATAA